GCTTTCCAACAGAGATTATTTTGAACCAAGCCGTACTAAGAAATGCAACAGAATTTCAGCACTCatatttcagcagcaaaaaaaggaaccatTCTTGTACTGAGTGCAGTGCTTTGGGGGGAAGCACCAGATCCCCTCACATAAAGAGAGCTACACTTGTACTAGACTATGGAAGTAGACCATGTTTTAGtttggggaataaaaaaagtcatcatACTTCCGTATAatcacacagcagaaaaaatagcttttgcCTAATCAACGTGTGCGACTTTGCTTCCAAAAGATATCTTCATAAATCTCAGTATCCCACGTTTAAATCAGTAAAACCAGTATCAGCTCCAAACTGGCCACGTTGGGATGGAGCAgaatttctgtatgtttttttaGCCTGAAGAGATACCAGGTTTTAGCTAatatttggattaaaaaaaattacaggccTGAtcattacacttttttttccctaggagCAGAACATAGGGTTTGCATCCTGGCTAGCTTCCAACCTGAGTAATTACGTACTGACCACATAAGTTTCCCCAGCGGTTTTAACTGGATAAAGCattcctctccagctcctcctgtgaaCGTTTATACCTTGTTGGGGAGTGCTATTAAACAGCTACTGCCCTCTGCCCCAAAGATGCCAGCATTTTAGTAATAAGGGAaacaatttcttaaaattataattatatcCCTGTCCCCTCCAAATATAGTTGGGAGAGCCTGGgatataattataattttaaatataagtgGGGGGGACACATGGATCTGTTTAATTCCTTAACATGTATTTTGAGTTCCTAATCACATCCATTAGACATGATCTTTTCTATCAGGATGATGTTTTCACGCAATGAAATCGATAGATGAAGATGGTATTTTTCCTAACAGCTTCCAGTGTTAAAAGACCCACCCTTAGGTCCATACAGGATATTTAAAATCAAGCATTTCTTCTCAGATTGTGGAACAGCCTGTGGGCTCAGGAAGGGCTGGGTgatgaaaaagataaatatcaGAGAAGATACGGGCAAGTTTTCTGCTCAAAAACATGGGACAACCAGACAAAGCACAAGAGCAGGTTGGATATCTTGCTTTTATAGCAGGGCATTGACTATTTTGATTGGGGTGTTGTGTTTAAAGGACAAAGAGAATTAAGGAATGAGCTACACGTCACCATACAACGCTGCAGTCCACCATGTATTTTGAAGATCTCAAAGCAATTCACAACTGATGAGGGGGACGAGGAGAGCCATCTTATAATGAACTACAGAACCAAACTAGGTACCTGATTAGGTAaaattcttcctctccctcaaTCAGGATTGCAAACACTGAAATCAAGACAAAAATTACCAAAAAGGGAGAAGTGATTTTGAGTGCCTTCATTTTTTATCTTCCAGCCTGAAACCATCTGAGTTCCAAATTTCAGACTTATATAAACTACTAACTTCAGCTAAAGACTGCAGCATTTACTACCTCTGCAGATGCATCAGGATCACTGTGACAAATTAGGCACCCTGAAAGTCAGAAGCCACTTTAACAATTTCCCCTGCACAGGATCTAAGTGACACTAGACAACAGAGATACCAGAAAAAGAGCCATTTAGACCAGTCTATATTTTAACCACTTGGTCAGATTTATGAACTACCTTGAAGATGACAAATGCTACTGAGCTGTTCAGTATTACTGAATAAAATTGTGCATGTGAACAGACCTTTTCTGCAAGAGAGCTGAATGATGAGTGCTCCTATTAGCTGCTTAATCCACACGCACGTATACATACACACGCATCCATGTGTATGTGCATCCATACATCCGTTTAAGAGATCCTGTGTAACACGTTTGCACCTTTTTTCctactttagaaaaaaatcgtgcaaaaaaaggaaggaataaagaactttctgctttctcataAACCAGAGATGGGTCCATTCTGAGAACACGATGAGTGGTCAGCTTCCTTCCATTTTGCTCGACTTGCACTTTTTGTAAACACTGTCCCTCTTTGTACCCCCAAAATGATCAGTTACGGGACTGACGTACGTGGCAAATGAGAAGCCTCTGCCATTTATATTCACATACTCACTGGGATTCTGCTCCCCTGGCCCTCTCTGCTCGTTAGAGCTGGCAGAGGATTCAGGCTGGCGGGAAGGCTGGAGCCCGCAGAGGCGGAGCGAGCAGCCCTTGTcactgccagccccagcaggtTCACGGGGACAGCGCTAGCAAAGGAGCCAAAAGCCGGTGCAGCGCACACAGCAACGCGCTCGGCTTGTGGGAACGCTCTTCCAATTCATCCATCAAACCGGGTAGTTTGGGATTTGATTCCTGCCCTGGAAGGATGTGACACTATTAATTGAGAGGACTGAATATTTGCTGGGTTTTGATCAGGCCATactgacaaacaaaaaaaggcaagttttAAAGAGAGATACGAAATTTCATGTCTCTCTAAGTGGCATCCCTTCAAACGCACTGAAACAAAGTTCAAGCCGTTGCCTCCATCAACAAGCATAGAACGGGATACGTCTCCGGTGTACAACATTGCCATCATGCGGCCTCTCCAGCTCTGCGAAAGTACCGGCAGTGACAGAAGGAATCGAAACCTCGCCCCAAAtttgcagctttttaaattgtctttaatAATATTGGCAACCTACAGGAGAATTGGCGGGGTGGCAATAACTTTCCATAACATGCCTCTACAAAGAAAAGCACTCCCTTCTTCAGACCTGCTCTTTTTTTATGGCAGGTAGCAAacgtatttttcattttccaggaCACACCACTGCCACGATTATGTTGCAATGCACAGTACAGAGTACAACTGAACATCAAAAAATGTACAGAAACCTCCAAAATGACAAATGGAGCATTTGCGATGCGAGGAAGCCAATCTTTAGAAGTAATCTGAATGAGAACAGCACAATAGCCTGGATCAGGAAAGAGCTCTAACACAGGAAAATACATGGAAGCTGGCATAGAGTCAGGagtggaaaacaaagcaaatgaatCAAATTAGTAACTTAAGACGAAAATGAAATCCTGACAGTCAGAGGGCAAAACCATGTGGAATGCAGAAGCAAGCTGTAATAAAATATGCAGATGGAAAAGTTGTTCATAGTCAGAAAGGCAGTAACAGAATTAAACCGGATCCAGCGATGATGAGTGGCTCAATTAGAgcaacagtgaagaaaaataattatctgcCTCAGTGCTTGAGCCAAAAGTTGTTCATCTACACAAAACTTGTGTTTGCACTCATGTGGAACCCTGCCCAAGCAAAGCAGGCATGATTTAGCTCATGAAACGGCCCGCTGCTCGCTTGAACTACAGCCTCGGTGAGGGACACGCACAAACTTCTTAAAGGAGGGACAGCGCTGTTGCCTGCGtaggagagcagcagcacaactGGAGCTTTCTGCCCAGCTGGCACAACAGACAGATACACACAGAAATAACAATCACCTGGAAACAAATTCAGTAACCTGTTTGTTAGAACCACATCCATCTTTCAGCTATAAAAACCTTGTCTCAAAACAGCactaaagaaacaaaggaaacttAATCACTTGAGATAGGAAACAACTAGTGACAGGCAAAGAACACAAGCTTAACTACCACAGGTGGCTGGCTGCACAAAAGAAAATCCTATTTATATTCTCGTCTCCTAGCACTTGGCACCTGTAAAcacctaaaggagcctgcctgCCGTCACCATTACAGCCGGAGCAAAGTTACTGCACTTGGGAAAGATCCTTCTACAGCCAAACTGCCAAAACCGAGGAGGCAACAGGGACTTTCTTCTGCGCCAcctaattttgaaaagaaagcttgCAATAGTCACTAAAGTGGGATCTCTGAACCAATCCTAAAAAGCCAGTGAAGGAAATCAGATAAATATTTACTGTTACCCTGAGCTGGAACTGCTGCGATGGTAATTatccctcttttttttgttggtgtttacttgtttgttttgccAGATTGCATAAGGCTCATCTGCTAATCGATTCCTGAAAAGCATGGCTGGTTTTATTATGCACTTTCTCCTGTCTAAGGTAAGAGGGCAGAAGCCAGAGAAATACTTTTTACTCAAGTTTTTAGCAAAACGGCTAGTTTGTGAAAACTAAAAATGCTCCCAGGCTGCAAGAGAGCTTTGTTCTCTGTGTCATCAACAACATTTCTATGTCCTGCTACCagttttgttacattttttaagGGACTACCTCCCATTCTTTTTTGCAGTTTAAATGCCACACAAATTGAAGggttaaatgaaaacattactttcctttttcattcagGACTGTCAGCTATATAGCACATAAATGGGGAGATTTTTCAACAGAACATGAATCCGGgagagaaaacaattttccGAGAATATCTGACAAATCGGGGGACTGTGGTAAAGCCCTATTTCTGGCAGAGACAGAACCACATCTGCGCTAAGTGTCCCTACCACATACGGACTGGTGAAGAAGCGAGAGTCCCTTACGCAGAATTTCACAGGGTCTTTGGCTTCCCATACAGATCAACAGAATCTCTCCCAAAGAAACACCTTCTCTTCTATGAGTTGAGGAGCTTCTCAGGCAGAGTAGTCCAAAAAGGCCACGCTACAAACTGTACTGAGCAAGGCAACCATCCAGAATCTATGTTGTTTGAGGTGGGCGGTTATCTGGATGCAGTTACAGATGCCTATGAAAACATTGGATACATCATCCTCTTTTCAAATTACTCTCCTTGTAACGAGGCTCACCACTGTTGCATAAGTAAAATCTACAGTTGCTTGCTGAAGTATCCAGAAATCACGCTCTGCATCTATTTCTCTCAGCTTTATCACACCGAGGACGGTTTCCCTGCTGCCGCATGGAACCGCGAAGCTTTGTGGAGCCTCTCCAGCCTGGGGCCTCGGGTGACTCTGCAGAGACTGCCCGGGGGGATGTGGCATTACCTCCTCTGCAATTTTGTATACGGCATCCCAGCATCAACCCTTTATCACCCAGCTCCACCGTCAAGAACCTTAGCGGATGGACAAAATCCACATCAAATTAACAACTTAACGGCAATTAGACCGTATTTTAGGAAAGCTTTTCCACAAGCAATGCAGGGAAAGCCTGCTGGGCAGAACttagccttttcttctcctagcCCAGCCTCCCAGCAGCCTCTCCAAGCGATGAAAGGCAGTCTGCTACCTCCCATGTCTCCAAGCCACTTGGTCCTTTTCCCAGAAATGTTTCTGCCCTTTCCGAAGCAACAGCTATACCCCAGACCTATAAATATCGtaaggcatttaaaaatgccAAAGGAATCATTCAATGAAACTCgtaattctgaaatgtttccagGCGGCAGGCACCTACTCTGAAAATGATACAAATCGAACTGCTTTCAGGCTGTAAAACTGAGATCACAaatggcaaaaaaccccaccaataAAGTCACCTCCTACAAAAGTCAGCCCACAGAATAACTGTGGATCTCAAATAACTATGAACACGCTTTTATTTTAGTCCCATACCTTTCAAACATAAACCCATAGCAGTAAACCCAAAACCTCGGCATCTTCTGATTGCCTCCTgtgattaatttatttgttgCCCTCAAGCCAATTTCTaccagaaaaatgtaaacagttCACAAGCTACAACCACAACTACAGCCTGATTGTAGcttcctgtggtgggttgaccctggctggggccaggtgcccaccagagccgctctctcactcccctccttcattagacaggggagaaaaggcataacgaaatgcttgtgggtcgagataaggacagggagagatcactcactaattatcgtcacgagcaaactAGACTGAacttagggaattcatctaatttattactaggcaaaacagagtagaggaatgagaaataaaatcaaatcttaaaacacctccccccacccctcccatcttcccgggctcacttcactcccggcttcaacctccaccccccctcagcggcacagggggacggggaatgggggttacggtcagttcagcacacggtgtttctgctgctacttcatcctcagggggaggactcctctcatcgttcccctgctccagcatggagtccctctcacaggagacagtccttcacaaactgctccaacgtgagtctctcccacaggctacagtccttcacgaaatgctccagcatgagtctctcccacaggctacagtccttcacgaactgctccagcgtgagtctctcccacaggctacagtccttcacgaactgctccaacgtgagtctctcccacggggtgcagaccttcaggagcaaactgctccagcgtgggtcacaagtcctgccagcaaacctgctctggcatgggctcctctctccacgggtccacaggtcctgccaggagcctgctccagcgtgggctttccacaggccacagcctccttcaggtgcctccacctgctccggcgtggggtcctccacgggctgcaggtggaatctctacaccccctcatccttcctccatggggggggggggtccagggggacagcctgcttcaccatggccttcaccacgggctgcagggggatctctgctccggcgcctggagctcctcctgcccctccttcttcactgaccttggtgtctgcagagtttcttacaccttctcactcctctctccagctgcaaaagctctaactgtttttttccttcttaactatgttatcccagaggcgctgattggcttggccttggccagcggcgggtccgtgttggagccggctggcattggctctgtcagacacagggggagcttctggcagcttctcacagaagccacccctgtagcccccctgctaccaaaaccttgccacgcaaacccaacccATTTCCCAGCTGAGGCAACTTTGGTGGAACACATGACATAGCCTAAATTTCTCCTCTGTTGAGAAGGTGGTTCTGCAGGTAAGGCTGATATACGAATAAAGTTTTCCCACCACTTGTTTCCTTAATAATAGGGGGGGTTATATacacatgtatgtgtgtgtatttttttttctaaggctGCTGCCTTCTATTCAGAGGAAACTCAAAGCCATGTGATTTTCTAAATAGTAAGAAATATGTAATAGCTTAATATAGATAACACAGATCTACACAGTCCGAGGataactggaaaaggaaaaaaaaaatcctatcatTTAAAGCAGTGTTTCCACTTTGTGATTCAGtgtatttgttattttactAAAGGTTTTAAAGAATGGGGCAACTGAAGTCAAGAACATGTTGCTTCCCAGAAAACAGGGGTTCCTTCCCAGCTAACAATTGTGAATAAACACAATGGCTGATTTTATACAAGTCagtgcttctgctgcttttttcactCCTTCTGTGGTCACAGCTATTATGTACCTGagtaaaggaacaaaaaaaaaaaaaaaaaggctacttCCCAGGGTGACCTTAAGCACCCTTCACTTCAGCAGAGGTGATCCCACTTGGACACTCAAACTTTTTTCTGAGTCTCTTACAACCTAACAGAGGCCGAAATGTCCTAGAACTCACTAGGCCCGTTACCGTTACAAGGCCAAGGAGCTTTTTTAAGAAGAGCTTTCTTGAATTAGATCACACTCATTCTGCACTTTCTGATAAAACGTTAACTAACACCATCGCAAGTAGCCACCTGCGCTGTCGTAGCGGGGCGATTACTTTCTTTTACCCAGAAACGTAAACCCAACGCCATGCTTTGTACTTTTTGTAGTAACGAAGCGGCGTTTGAGCTTGGAATTTCCACCAAGCCCAGACCCAAGCCCATCGCTCACGGGGCGTACGTTATATGGGCACTACATGGCATCGCCCCCGTTTTGTGTCCCCACCAGGCCTCTGAGGGCAGCGGGGCCCTGCCTTGCTCATACCCGTCTGAAAACTCTAAAGTTGATCCTGTGCCACATGGCGTACAGTCTGCAGTCCACGGGAGAACTCGCTGTCGGGGCCTCTGCAAGGAGGCCACACAACCGCAGCTACCGGGCTGCCTCGCCAGAGCCGAGGGCGCTGTGTGCCCACGGACGCCCAGGCGGTAATGCCCGCACCGGTCACCGTGGCAACCAACTACCCCAAACACACGCACTTCGAGGGCTTACACAACTCCCGGCCGACCAATAGCAGCTCGCCTCCCGCACCGTTCCGCCCACTCAGCTGCCTCTTGCGCCCCCTGGCGTCGCGGGAGGGAGGGCTTTACTCGACGCGCATGCGCAGAGGGAAACGTCCCGGCTCGCGCGTGCGCGCAGGGCcaggcgggcgggggcggctgcgcggagcggagcggcgggcgggggcgaGCCGGTCGGCATGGCGAAACACACGGTGTCGTCGGCGCGGTTCCGCCGGGTGGATGTGGACGAGTACGACGAGAACAAGTTCGTggatgaggaagaaggaggcGACGGGCAAGCGGGACCCGATGAGGGCGAGGTGGACTCGTGCCTGCGACAATATCCTTCCGCCGCCGGACGGAAAAGAGTCCCGTCAGGagcggccgcggcggggggggaagggtgCGGGACGGGCGGGGACCGGGCGCGGCGGCTGCCGCCGGGGCTGCCTTTTATGGGAACATCCGTGCCCGGCGCTGCCGCCGAGGGCCCGAGAGCCGCGACCCGGCCCGGTCCTGACAGGAGGGCGGAAAGGGGCTGATGGGTGGAGGGGCTGACAGGAGGAAGGGGCTGACAGGAGGAAGGGGCTGACAGGAGGAAGCGGGCCGGGGGCCGGCAGGAGGAAGGGGGCCCGGGGGCCGGCAGGAGGAAGGGGGCCCGGGGCCGACAGGAGGAAGGGGGCCCGGGGCCGACAGGAGGAAGGGGGCCCGGGGCCGACAGGAGGAAGGGGGCCCGGGGCCGGCAGGAGGAAGGGGGcccccacttccttcccctcacagcaGAGGCGGCGGTGTCTGGGAGGTGCCTTTATGGGGGGGGACGGGAGTTTCTTGTGGCGGAAAGGAAGGCTCCGTGTGCCCGCTGCCACTGCCGGCTTTCCCGATGGCTGGTGGGAGGTGAGGCCTGTCCTCGAGGGCTACAAATTACAGAGGTGATGGAGAATAATTTCTGTTATTTGGATCCTCATTCAACAAAGGGCCTAAGAAGTATTCTCCAATACTGGAACTGTACAGCTTCCTGCTggtgctgcttcttcctcaaaTGGCCTGCTAAGTGCTACCTTACACTGCAATCTGTGCTATCTGTTGAGGGAATTGTTCCATCCACTGAACCTTAAGTATCTTCAGTCATGCACAAGCCAGCTACCAGTATCACTGTCCTGGAGCTGGTTCTGTTGCTTTACAAAGACTTGGTGTCTGGTCCTTAACTGTCTGGCACAGGGAACATGATGGCTGCACTACAGGCGGCTCTGAAGAACCCTCCTATCAACACAAAGAACCAGGCAGTGAAGGTGAAATAACAAATAATTCATTTATGGGTTACTCcttaaaaatcctttcttctttctgtagcCCCTACCCCGCCAACCCTGCCAGGTGTGCTTTGAGGAAGCCAAGGAAGCTGCTTTTAGGGTATTCCCTGATGTCGAAACATCTATGACCTCTGTTTTAACCTTGTTCAAAATACCTTAGTTCTGATGTCATCTGTCCACATACCTTTAGGTTGGTGCTAGTTCAGGTTTTGTGTGTTCTCCTACCCCCATTAGTCGTATGGTTTGTGCCCTGGCTAACTCCACGCATCACCCGGTGCCCGTGTCTGATGGGAAGCAGCACGTAGATGTAGTCGGTACTGAGCGATCAAGGAACCACAACTTCAGTAGTCACCTCTGACTAATGAAACTCTGCTAGTGCAGCCAGACTGTGAACctacaaaaaaggaagaaccaATGGTTATTGCATCCAATCAAAATTAAGCTGTTAAAACCTCAGAAAACACAAGCACTCCCCCTGTGACAGAATATAGGAGCCTGCTGCATGCATGTATTTCTGAATATCCCCAGAATAAACCTTGAATGGCTCACAATTGCAGTGACGAGAGGAAGAGGCAGATAAGACGTGGAACTGCCCAGCTGGCGAGCGCGTGCAGAGAGATCTGTTCTCCCTGCTTAAGGGGGAGAAATGTCCCCCGGGCAcgtttctgtgctgctctggcACCAGGCTGTCCTCACCAGCGGcgattttttttcacctttcctgAGGAGTTTCACAGGGTTTTGAGAACCAGCTGTTTGTTACGGATAGTGCTGTATTAGAGAGTGAACAGCTTTGTCCTCACATTAATGACTTGTTTCTGTTAGCTCTGTATTGATAGATTGGAGAATACACTTTGAAGGCAGTGGAATTGAAAAGGACAGAGTGACTGAATTTTAATAcgtttgctttcatttttagttGGTCTCCTGGAACTTTTATGGTTTTACTTACAGTTCTTCATGTGAGGAGTCTCGCTAAGCCAAGCAGCTATGGGATATTAAATTCAACAAGAAAAACTATCATCCATCATTTCTGAAGAAGGAAGCTGCTTGAAGTATTTGTGTAATGGAATTATTCAAATTCCCAACAAACCCGAgacctttttctttcaccttcccTCAGTTAGCGATGGATGAACAGGAAGAGCTGCTTTTTGCTGATTACATGGCTAATCTGCCGCTGTAATCACGCCATACACATTCCTGGGCCTGAAATCACTTCCAGATCAACTTGCAAGTAGttattaatgcaaaatattaatgCTGCCAGTTTGCATCCTGTGTGCCTGGGACACAAGTTGACTGGAAAACATGCGGCTTCCAGCAGTCACCTCTTCCAGGCTGGCCAATGGCATTTCCATGGAATAGAATAGTGTTGTCTCATTAAACAGTACAAAGGCATGGAAAAGGCTCCGGTGGCAAGGGAGGCCAGACAAGTACTTAATTCTTATAGTTCTTTTGGAACTTGCCAGACCTTGAGTTTGGATACGAAAATTTAGTCTCTAGCTGTAACCTCATTTAATAGGTGGAGAATTGCAAACAcaagcagagaggcagaaaactTAGAGCAGGATAAACACGTTAAACTCTTTTAAGCTTTTTATCATTGGGAGGACTTACACATTATTATCGTAAGATTTGTGCACAAACGGCCCTATTCAAACAGATTttacagttgtttaaaaaaaatatctagttTTGTTTGTTGGAGAGACAAATAATACTTCAACGCACCTTATAGGAGAATGAAtgttttctctgccttcctTATTTGTTGACAGGATCGTGCAGAAAGTATTGTCCTGAAGGTCCTCATCTCTTTCAAAGCCAACGATATCGAGAAGGCAGTGCAGTCGCTGGACAAGAACGGTGTTGACCTGCTAATGAAGTACATCTACAAAGGCTTTGAGAGCCCCTCTGACaacagcagtgctgtgctgctgcagtggcACGAGAAGGTGCGTTTATAGGGTGTGCGCTTGCCTAGGTTATCCGCGGTAGCAGGTTTTTGGGTCCAAGGCATGCTCACTGAGCCTGGTAAGAGCCAGCTTTCTGTCTGGTAAAACTGAAATGCCGTATTTAACACCATGAGGAGGGTACAGTCCTGAAAGCTCACAGCTGAGTCACATCATCTGCCTGCTTATTCTGATTCCTTGGGTAAAGGTTCTACAgttaaaatttgattttctgttAGACTGAGACATACGAAATGGTTCAGTCATGATTCAGGCAGGTGGAAGtagaattttcttcctagagGAAAGCAAAGTTTGCAACTTGGTTATGCAGGGAAATAAAAGCTCATTAGATAGCTGTCTTTAGAGCAAATGCGATCATCCTTTCCTAGCACCCTGAGTgccactgttttgtttttaacgTAAACAGCGAGGAGACGCTCATCTGAAATACAGTTGGGAAGCCTTTCCGATCAGCCTGTAGCTACCTTGACCTGGTGTTAATTACCACGTTTCTCTTCCCAGgccctggctgctggaggagtgGGGTCCATTGTCCGCGTTTTGACTGCCAGGAAAACGGTTTAAATCCAGCAGTGAGTGGTTGTCTGCCATCCACAGCGTGGGAAATGCTGGtacaaaacccaaccaaacgCCATTGCTGCCCTGTGGGCAGCGCCTGTCTCTCAGCTTGCCTTCTCGCTACTTCTTTCATACCTGACAAATAATGCATATCgtgatctcttttttttgttcaattCTGGAAAATTATGAAGgtgcaattttatttctaacagGAATACTTGGTACTCGCGAACATTTCAGTGACACGTATAGCAACATATACAACTTGATGTTTAGGGTGATTTGCATTTGTGTACAATTGTGGCAGATTTGGACCTGACTTTCTGAGCAAATGCTGAGGGACGTAGGGCAATGTCTTAATTCTTTTCACTAGCCAGGCAGTATTTCAATGCAAGATCTATATTTGAGAAGTGGGGCAGCTATTAATACAGGTAACTGGACCATGTTTCCTTTGGTCAACCTCTGAATCTACAGCCATGAAtaggacagaaagcaaaggctcCCTTCCGACCCTGATTATCATTCCAGAGAGCTGAGCATTTTCCTTAACTCACATCTCGCGGCCTGTTCCGGTTCCTCATCATCAGTCAAATGCTGGGTCCGCAGCGGGAAAGTCACAATGAGATGAAGTTGTCTGTCATGCAGTTTGGATGGTAGAATCTAAAAAGTTGATGGTCCATTTAtgctggagcccagcccagtgaactggttttttttattttgggaagcAAAGATCCTGAAGagaagaagaagcagcagctttcatACAACAAATCGCATTTCAGCAACTTGAAAGTGATTTGATTTTTGTCAAGCACAACATAGTGGCTGCCTGGGGTAATCTGAGAAATGCATACTGGTATCAGTGCCATCCTTGCAAAGCTcccatattttgttttctagatATATACGGTCTTAAAGGATACCAGACAGTTCACATTCCTGTTGTATTGTGTCACAGCGTGTTAG
This Grus americana isolate bGruAme1 chromosome 8, bGruAme1.mat, whole genome shotgun sequence DNA region includes the following protein-coding sequences:
- the APOBEC4 gene encoding putative C->U-editing enzyme APOBEC-4; translated protein: MNPGEKTIFREYLTNRGTVVKPYFWQRQNHICAKCPYHIRTGEEARVPYAEFHRVFGFPYRSTESLPKKHLLFYELRSFSGRVVQKGHATNCTEQGNHPESMLFEVGGYLDAVTDAYENIGYIILFSNYSPCNEAHHCCISKIYSCLLKYPEITLCIYFSQLYHTEDGFPAAAWNREALWSLSSLGPRVTLQRLPGGMWHYLLCNFVYGIPASTLYHPAPPSRTLADGQNPHQINNLTAIRPYFRKAFPQAMQGKPAGQNLAFSSPSPASQQPLQAMKGSLLPPMSPSHLVLFPEMFLPFPKQQLYPRPINIVRHLKMPKESFNETRNSEMFPGGRHLL
- the ARPC5 gene encoding actin-related protein 2/3 complex subunit 5, whose protein sequence is MAKHTVSSARFRRVDVDEYDENKFVDEEEGGDGQAGPDEGEVDSCLRQGNMMAALQAALKNPPINTKNQAVKDRAESIVLKVLISFKANDIEKAVQSLDKNGVDLLMKYIYKGFESPSDNSSAVLLQWHEKALAAGGVGSIVRVLTARKTV